From the Juglans microcarpa x Juglans regia isolate MS1-56 chromosome 3D, Jm3101_v1.0, whole genome shotgun sequence genome, the window AAATCCCAACCcccacccttctctctctctctctctctctctctctctacttccaATGGAGTCCGCATTGTCCGTAACGACGACGTCGAGGGTAGCTCTCTTCACTGACTCCAAAGCGCCAAGCCGCCGTCGCCTTTGCGGGGCTCCTCTGAGTCAGTGGCTTCCGAGTCAAGACCTGACTCGCCAACTCAGGTGCAGTCGCGGTTTCCTTTCGTCGAGCCTGTGGGCCTCGGCGGTGGTGCCTCCTGTACGAAGCCTTCCTAAGTGCGTGTCGAGCTCCGCTTCTGGTGGTGGGAGTGGTGGCGGGTTTGGTGGAGAGAACGGAGGCGGTGGAGGTGGTGAGAATGGATCCGACGGTGGGGATGCTAAGAGTAACTTGGTTTCCGGGGGGGCTGAGGAGGTCTTGGCGCTCTCGACTGACGTGATTATACTGGACGTTGGAgtatgatctctctctctcacccccttaatatagtttttattttcttctgtttATTTGGTTAGTTGGTTTAATTATGTGCTTGTATGCTAGGGAATGACATGTGGGGGATGCGCAGCTAGTGTGAAAAGAATTCTAGAAAGTCAAGTAAGTTAATCTAtcttgttctctctcttttttgttttgttgaatttggtttttatttttgctttccttttctttttatcgaTTACTAGGCAAAATACGTTAGGGTTTTGAGTCATTGACCGCTTATGTTTGGCAGGTTTTTCCAAG encodes:
- the LOC121255489 gene encoding copper-transporting ATPase PAA1, chloroplastic-like isoform X2, yielding MESALSVTTTSRVALFTDSKAPSRRRLCGAPLSQWLPSQDLTRQLRCSRGFLSSSLWASAVVPPVRSLPKCVSSSASGGGSGGGFGGENGGGGGGENGSDGGDAKSNLVSGGAEEVLALSTDVIILDVGGMTCGGCAASVKRILESQPQVSSANVNLVTETAIVWPVSEAKVTQNWQQQLGEALANHLTSCGFKSNLRVAGQGAIEGEISP
- the LOC121255489 gene encoding copper-transporting ATPase PAA1, chloroplastic-like isoform X3 produces the protein MESALSVTTTSRVALFTDSKAPSRRRLCGAPLSQWLPSQDLTRQLRCSRGFLSSSLWASAVVPPVRSLPKCVSSSASGGGSGGGFGGENGGGGGGENGSDGGDAKSNLVSGGAEEVLALSTDVIILDVGGMTCGGCAASVKRILESQPQVSSANVNLVTETAIVWPVSEAKVTQNWQQQLGEALANHLTSCGFKSNLRGQGAIEGEISP
- the LOC121255489 gene encoding copper-transporting ATPase PAA1, chloroplastic-like isoform X1 → MESALSVTTTSRVALFTDSKAPSRRRLCGAPLSQWLPSQDLTRQLRCSRGFLSSSLWASAVVPPVRSLPKCVSSSASGGGSGGGFGGENGGGGGGENGSDGGDAKSNLVSGGAEEVLALSTDVIILDVGGMTCGGCAASVKRILESQPQVSSANVNLVTETAIVWPVSEAKVTQNWQQQLGEALANHLTSCGFKSNLRAWWVKWQVKELLKEKFHLEMQMICLRSNHNW